A single window of Actinoallomurus bryophytorum DNA harbors:
- a CDS encoding D-alanyl-D-alanine carboxypeptidase family protein, with amino-acid sequence MRKVVSLLAVCGTAGSLLYVPAAHAGTASAGTTVGGAKLAGHGYIHDPGTAEPPHITASSYVIADLETGRVLAAKDPHGHYRPASTLKTLTAITLIPRLDPHKKFKPSPAAVNASGSAVGLDTKLSYTVNDLFHGLLMVSGNDAAIALAEAGGGMPHTLAAMNAEAHRIQALDTVARTPNGLDDDPPLTLKQQHSSAYDLALIMKQGLTLHDFRKYVGATLYQWPALPTKEERKKGHKTGGYEIGTHDHLLLGDRYPGMIGGKNGWTSHALGSFVGAATRNGHTIIISLMHAQSDFWPDARELLNWGFAERAKAEPVGTLVDPIPPPAKPTPKAVANRPVSDAHGASSGGLDWWKVGLPAGAAVAIIAGLVLGLRRRRRPAEEPSAGDPLPSDDWTDPGSGADKPPPPSRRPPGDVKVAGAPSTPDGDDVPPSWQTHPNPIQEPADEGAGETQNGRGPFEPVDQDNGESAEGKKTARDEPYGDEATHS; translated from the coding sequence ATGCGAAAAGTCGTCTCTTTGCTCGCCGTCTGCGGCACTGCAGGATCTCTTCTGTACGTCCCCGCGGCACATGCCGGCACCGCGAGCGCCGGCACCACGGTCGGCGGCGCCAAGCTGGCCGGCCACGGCTACATCCACGATCCGGGAACCGCGGAGCCGCCGCACATCACGGCGTCCTCGTACGTCATCGCGGACCTGGAGACGGGCCGTGTATTGGCGGCCAAGGACCCGCACGGGCACTACCGCCCGGCGAGCACGCTCAAGACGCTCACCGCGATCACGCTGATCCCCCGGCTGGACCCGCACAAGAAGTTCAAGCCCTCCCCCGCCGCCGTCAACGCCTCCGGCTCCGCGGTCGGCCTGGACACCAAGCTGTCCTACACGGTGAACGACCTGTTCCACGGCCTGCTGATGGTGTCCGGCAACGACGCCGCGATCGCGCTCGCCGAGGCGGGCGGCGGGATGCCGCACACGCTCGCCGCGATGAACGCCGAGGCCCACCGCATCCAGGCGCTCGACACCGTCGCCCGTACGCCGAACGGCCTGGACGACGACCCGCCGCTCACGCTGAAACAGCAGCACAGCTCCGCGTACGATCTGGCCCTGATCATGAAGCAGGGCCTGACCCTGCACGACTTCCGCAAGTACGTCGGGGCGACGCTCTACCAATGGCCGGCGCTGCCGACCAAGGAGGAGCGCAAGAAGGGCCACAAGACCGGCGGCTACGAGATCGGCACGCACGACCACCTCCTGCTCGGCGACCGCTACCCCGGCATGATCGGCGGTAAGAACGGCTGGACCAGCCACGCGCTGGGCAGCTTCGTCGGCGCGGCCACCCGCAACGGGCACACGATCATCATTTCGCTCATGCACGCCCAGTCCGACTTCTGGCCCGACGCCCGCGAGCTGCTGAACTGGGGCTTCGCGGAGCGCGCCAAGGCCGAGCCGGTGGGCACGCTCGTGGACCCGATACCGCCGCCGGCCAAGCCCACGCCGAAGGCCGTGGCGAACCGGCCGGTCTCCGACGCGCACGGGGCGTCCTCCGGCGGGCTCGACTGGTGGAAGGTCGGGCTGCCCGCGGGCGCGGCCGTCGCGATCATCGCCGGCCTGGTCCTCGGCCTGCGGCGGCGTCGCCGCCCCGCCGAAGAGCCTTCGGCCGGTGACCCGCTGCCGTCCGATGACTGGACCGACCCCGGATCCGGCGCCGACAAGCCACCACCGCCGTCACGCCGTCCGCCCGGCGACGTCAAGGTCGCGGGAGCGCCCTCGACACCGGACGGGGACGACGTCCCGCCCTCCTGGCAGACGCACCCGAACCCGATCCAGGAGCCCGCGGATGAGGGCGCCGGCGAGACGCAGAACGGACGCGGCCCGTTCGAGCCGGTCGATCAGGACAACGGCGAATCGGCCGAGGGGAAGAAGACGGCACGCGACGAGCCGTACGGCGACGAGGCCACGCACTCCTGA
- a CDS encoding SCO4848 family membrane protein has protein sequence MNISRLASGFVLGLAAFMIFEWLMLAKNLGSGPARSTAFYVVHGILVCVNIVLAIVLGTIGWRAWSSSRRG, from the coding sequence ATGAACATCTCTCGGCTTGCATCAGGATTTGTGCTGGGTCTTGCCGCATTCATGATCTTTGAATGGCTCATGCTCGCGAAGAATCTGGGTAGTGGCCCGGCCCGCTCGACGGCGTTCTACGTCGTGCACGGAATCCTGGTATGTGTGAACATCGTGCTGGCGATCGTGCTCGGCACCATCGGGTGGCGCGCCTGGAGTTCCTCGCGGCGCGGCTGA
- a CDS encoding acyl-CoA mutase large subunit family protein yields the protein MDSESGLPIEPVYGPDTRAGADPAALGEPGEFPFTRGVYPTMYTSRPWTMRQYAGFGTAAESNRRYHQLIEAGTAGLSVAFDLPTQMGYDSDATMALGEVGKVGVAIDSIEDMRTLFDGIPLDQVSTSMTINAPAAVLLLLYQLVAEEQGIPAGKLTGTIQNDILKEYIARGTYIFPPKPSLRLVADSFRYCKEEIPRWNTISISGYHMAEAGATPVQEIAFTLANAKEYVRAAVESGLEVDAFAPRLSFFFVARTTLLEEIAKFRAARRIWAHIMAEEFGAKNPKSQMLRFHTQTAGVQLTAQQPEVNMVRVAIQALGAVMGGTQSLHTNSYDEAIALPTEKAARLALRTQQVIANESDLTRTVDPFAGSYAVESMTDDIEEATRALMDQVEEFGGAVNAIEKGFQKNEIERSAYRTALEIDHGERVVVGVNKFRTDGDEPYDPLRVDPSIGEAQAAKLARLRDERDGDEVRRRLDELRGLAEKEGAQAEEGDLSAGDANLLYPLREALRARATVGEVCDALRDVWGVYVPPDAY from the coding sequence ATGGACTCGGAGTCGGGACTGCCGATCGAGCCCGTCTATGGACCGGACACGCGGGCCGGGGCCGACCCCGCCGCGCTGGGCGAGCCGGGGGAGTTCCCCTTCACCCGTGGCGTCTATCCCACGATGTACACCAGCCGGCCGTGGACGATGCGGCAGTACGCCGGGTTCGGCACGGCGGCGGAGTCGAACCGCCGCTACCACCAGCTGATCGAGGCGGGCACGGCCGGTCTCTCGGTCGCCTTCGACCTGCCCACCCAGATGGGCTACGACTCGGACGCGACGATGGCGCTCGGCGAGGTCGGCAAGGTCGGCGTGGCGATCGACTCCATCGAGGACATGCGGACGCTGTTCGACGGCATCCCGCTGGACCAGGTGTCCACGTCGATGACGATCAACGCCCCCGCCGCGGTGCTCCTGCTGCTCTACCAGCTCGTCGCCGAAGAGCAGGGCATACCCGCCGGCAAACTCACCGGGACGATCCAGAACGACATCCTCAAGGAGTACATCGCCCGGGGCACCTACATCTTCCCGCCCAAGCCCAGCCTGCGCCTGGTCGCCGACTCCTTCCGCTACTGCAAGGAGGAGATCCCGAGGTGGAACACCATCTCGATCTCCGGCTACCACATGGCCGAGGCGGGGGCGACGCCCGTACAGGAGATCGCGTTCACCCTCGCGAACGCCAAGGAGTACGTGCGCGCCGCGGTCGAGTCCGGTCTGGAGGTCGACGCGTTCGCACCCCGGCTGTCCTTCTTCTTCGTGGCCCGCACCACGTTGCTGGAGGAGATCGCAAAGTTCCGCGCGGCACGCCGGATCTGGGCGCACATCATGGCCGAGGAGTTCGGCGCGAAGAACCCCAAGTCGCAGATGCTGCGCTTCCACACCCAGACCGCCGGGGTCCAGCTCACCGCCCAGCAGCCCGAGGTCAACATGGTGCGGGTCGCCATCCAGGCGCTCGGCGCGGTCATGGGCGGCACCCAGTCGCTGCACACCAACTCCTACGACGAGGCCATCGCGCTGCCCACCGAGAAGGCCGCGCGCCTCGCCCTGCGCACCCAGCAGGTGATCGCCAACGAGTCCGACCTGACCAGGACCGTCGACCCGTTCGCGGGCTCGTACGCCGTCGAGTCGATGACCGATGACATCGAGGAGGCCACCCGCGCCCTCATGGACCAGGTCGAGGAGTTCGGCGGCGCGGTGAACGCCATCGAAAAGGGCTTCCAGAAGAACGAGATCGAGCGGTCCGCCTACCGCACGGCGCTGGAGATCGACCATGGTGAGCGGGTCGTGGTCGGCGTCAACAAGTTCCGTACCGACGGCGACGAGCCCTACGATCCGCTGCGCGTGGACCCGTCGATCGGCGAGGCGCAGGCCGCCAAGCTGGCCAGGCTCCGCGACGAACGCGACGGTGACGAGGTACGCCGGCGGCTCGACGAGCTGCGCGGGCTCGCGGAGAAGGAAGGCGCGCAGGCCGAGGAGGGCGACCTGTCGGCCGGTGACGCCAACCTCCTCTATCCGCTGCGGGAGGCGCTGCGGGCGCGCGCGACGGTCGGCGAGGTCTGCGACGCGCTGCGCGACGTCTGGGGCGTCTACGTCCCGCCGGACGCGTACTGA
- a CDS encoding maleylpyruvate isomerase family mycothiol-dependent enzyme — protein MGETAWQTNIDAFEQTSWSMLALGDELDPADWDRPTECPGWSVKDQYSHILGVERYLLGDTDDGETRTAANTAIDVEARRDSEPAKILGELRDVIDRRLTMLRSGAIDLSEMTDTPFGRTMPYGDFVANRAFDVWMHEQDVRRAVARPGNLDGPGADCSRQILAGALPFVIGKRAGAAPGQAVVIETPEHRWRVEIGDDRRARFRDGETEQAVRLRMAWETFVRLGGGRIPATGADVEIDGDTDLAGRILAGMAITP, from the coding sequence ATGGGCGAGACGGCCTGGCAGACCAACATCGACGCCTTCGAGCAGACGTCATGGTCGATGCTCGCGCTCGGCGACGAGCTCGATCCGGCGGACTGGGACCGCCCGACGGAGTGCCCCGGCTGGTCGGTCAAAGACCAGTACTCACATATCCTGGGAGTCGAGCGGTATCTGCTCGGTGACACCGACGACGGTGAGACCCGCACCGCGGCCAACACCGCGATCGACGTCGAGGCGCGGCGCGACAGTGAGCCCGCGAAGATCCTCGGTGAGCTGCGCGACGTCATCGACCGGCGACTGACGATGCTGCGCTCCGGAGCGATCGATCTGTCCGAGATGACCGACACACCGTTCGGGCGCACCATGCCCTACGGCGACTTCGTGGCCAACCGGGCGTTCGACGTCTGGATGCACGAACAGGACGTACGGCGGGCTGTGGCGCGTCCGGGCAACCTGGACGGGCCGGGCGCCGACTGCTCGAGGCAGATCCTCGCCGGAGCCCTGCCGTTCGTGATCGGCAAGCGCGCGGGGGCCGCACCCGGGCAGGCCGTGGTCATCGAGACGCCGGAGCACCGGTGGCGCGTCGAGATCGGCGACGACCGCCGGGCGCGTTTTCGCGACGGCGAGACCGAGCAGGCCGTACGCCTCCGCATGGCGTGGGAGACGTTCGTACGCCTCGGCGGTGGCCGGATCCCGGCCACCGGCGCCGACGTCGAGATCGACGGTGACACGGACCTCGCGGGCCGCATCCTGGCGGGGATGGCCATCACGCCTTGA